In the genome of Sulfurovum xiamenensis, one region contains:
- a CDS encoding 2-oxoacid:acceptor oxidoreductase family protein — MAEQKKKERYNIRISGLGGQGVVTTAHILGSTMDNAGKYASLVPFFGSEKRMAPVEAYVRASSEPIYEVGEVVYPDIIMIYHSQVVTHGKSYTMPFYTGLKPNSLIIINTDFDVLNEDDIKVLEDLNATVVQFDATKLALDIAGTELATNMAMMGMLLGLTKLVTTENIEAAVKERFLGTSFVSSGGTAMLDSAIEKKFKKKEELLAKNMEVINKTFEMADQVDISGSELIVRFDV, encoded by the coding sequence ATGGCTGAGCAAAAGAAAAAAGAACGATATAATATTAGGATTTCAGGACTAGGTGGGCAGGGTGTTGTAACAACTGCTCACATCCTTGGTTCTACTATGGATAACGCGGGTAAATATGCATCTTTGGTACCATTCTTTGGATCTGAAAAAAGAATGGCACCTGTTGAAGCGTACGTAAGAGCTTCTTCAGAGCCTATTTATGAAGTGGGTGAAGTTGTTTACCCTGATATTATTATGATCTACCATTCACAAGTTGTTACTCATGGTAAATCATATACAATGCCTTTCTATACAGGTCTAAAACCAAACAGTTTGATCATTATCAATACTGACTTTGATGTTCTTAACGAAGACGATATTAAAGTTCTTGAAGATCTTAATGCAACTGTTGTACAATTTGATGCAACAAAATTGGCACTTGACATTGCTGGTACTGAACTTGCTACGAACATGGCAATGATGGGTATGCTTCTTGGTCTTACAAAACTTGTAACAACAGAAAACATCGAAGCAGCGGTAAAAGAAAGATTCTTAGGAACTTCATTCGTTTCTTCTGGTGGTACAGCAATGCTGGATTCTGCTATTGAGAAAAAGTTTAAGAAAAAAGAAGAATTACTTGCTAAAAACATGGAAGTTATCAATAAAACTTTCGAGATGGCTGATCAAGTAGATATCTCTGGTTCAGAACTAATTGTCAGATTTGACGTATAA
- a CDS encoding thiamine pyrophosphate-dependent enzyme has translation MSLKYITPAERFKKYLPKDYVELVDYGPFGKTQDEAGPGNMGQFKELMEEHPMCSGCWMAYFIRLIFASLPQPEETVTLGTAGCGRLAISQAAVPFIYGNYGDQNAMASGLTRAFRLRFPEKHKDVITIAGDGGTMDIGFSMTMHSWIRGEKFTTIMLDNEVYGNTGGQESGMSPKGAILKMAPLGKKGEKMPATALAQAAGCVYTVRLSPTNIKKAAKVIRRAIFVAREVGPTFVHAYTSCNIEYSIPTEDVFADAKEKEKTRFQFEEYMTDEAKAVIDRVEAEEKAAKRAKKAEVV, from the coding sequence ATGAGCTTAAAATATATAACTCCAGCAGAGAGATTTAAAAAATATTTACCAAAAGATTATGTTGAGTTAGTTGACTACGGTCCGTTTGGAAAGACTCAAGATGAAGCTGGTCCAGGAAATATGGGTCAGTTTAAAGAGTTGATGGAAGAACACCCAATGTGTTCTGGTTGTTGGATGGCGTATTTCATTAGATTGATCTTCGCTTCATTACCACAACCTGAAGAGACTGTAACATTAGGTACAGCAGGATGTGGTCGTTTGGCTATTTCTCAAGCAGCTGTTCCATTTATCTATGGTAACTACGGTGACCAAAATGCTATGGCTTCTGGTCTTACACGTGCATTCAGATTACGTTTCCCTGAGAAACACAAAGATGTTATCACTATCGCTGGTGACGGTGGTACTATGGATATCGGTTTCTCTATGACTATGCACTCATGGATCCGTGGTGAAAAATTCACAACGATCATGCTTGATAACGAAGTTTACGGAAACACTGGTGGACAAGAGTCTGGTATGTCTCCTAAAGGTGCAATCCTTAAGATGGCTCCACTTGGTAAAAAAGGTGAGAAAATGCCTGCAACAGCATTGGCGCAAGCTGCTGGTTGTGTGTATACAGTAAGACTTTCTCCAACAAACATCAAGAAAGCTGCAAAAGTGATCAGAAGAGCGATCTTTGTTGCTAGAGAAGTTGGTCCTACATTTGTTCATGCATATACTTCATGTAACATTGAGTACTCTATCCCTACAGAAGATGTATTTGCGGATGCAAAAGAGAAAGAGAAAACAAGATTCCAATTCGAAGAGTACATGACTGATGAAGCTAAAGCTGTAATTGATCGTGTAGAAGCTGAAGAAAAAGCAGCAAAAAGAGCAAAAAAAGCAGAGGTGGTTTAA
- a CDS encoding transketolase C-terminal domain-containing protein — translation MDASQRPQLEKQKADINYILKEAPREQHFITGAQAMAEAVKRANVDMAIAYPITPQSEVMHLVGDIYAQGHIKEYYRAEEELGTMSAIAGAARAGVRLFTATSGPGLLRGLEAIVSWSGHRVPAVLGILTRVVNAPLSIQPDNIEMAYMMHCGAVMLHAENQQDTFDYTLAAFAITEKVDVYIPVAVATEGFFVTHAKGYVNMTSDDLCLNDFDPVAAPVPAMDNETPPARIQRDAPVQKSNFMSYLIHSVWQQEIWDSNQRAMKYIYEYLGGPIEVQNPEADVFVLGSGCAAAQCREAHRYAQEDGLSVGFVKVKAIRPFPTQEIRDALKNAKAVIVPEHNIIGWLCKEVKAAIPNGGIVVEGPRVYGGMTLPVELIMKEIHTALGLEYDLKL, via the coding sequence ATGGATGCAAGTCAAAGACCACAATTAGAAAAACAAAAAGCAGATATAAATTATATATTAAAAGAGGCTCCAAGAGAGCAACACTTTATTACAGGTGCACAGGCGATGGCGGAAGCTGTTAAAAGAGCAAACGTTGATATGGCGATTGCTTATCCTATTACACCACAATCAGAGGTAATGCACCTTGTTGGTGATATTTATGCACAAGGTCACATTAAAGAGTACTACAGAGCTGAAGAAGAGCTTGGTACTATGTCAGCGATCGCTGGTGCGGCAAGAGCAGGTGTTCGTCTATTTACAGCGACATCAGGACCAGGACTTCTTAGAGGTCTAGAGGCGATTGTATCATGGTCTGGACACAGAGTTCCAGCTGTACTTGGTATCTTGACTCGTGTTGTAAATGCACCGTTGTCAATTCAGCCAGATAACATCGAAATGGCATACATGATGCACTGTGGTGCTGTAATGCTTCATGCTGAAAACCAGCAAGATACATTCGACTATACATTGGCAGCATTTGCTATCACTGAAAAAGTTGATGTTTATATTCCAGTAGCTGTTGCAACAGAAGGTTTCTTCGTAACGCACGCTAAGGGTTATGTTAATATGACATCTGATGATCTTTGTCTAAATGACTTTGATCCAGTTGCAGCACCGGTTCCAGCTATGGATAATGAAACTCCACCAGCTAGAATCCAGCGTGATGCTCCAGTTCAAAAGTCAAACTTCATGTCTTACTTGATTCACTCAGTATGGCAGCAAGAGATCTGGGATTCAAACCAACGTGCGATGAAATATATCTATGAGTACCTTGGTGGGCCTATCGAAGTTCAAAACCCTGAAGCAGATGTATTTGTACTTGGTTCTGGTTGTGCTGCAGCACAATGTAGAGAAGCACACAGATACGCTCAAGAAGATGGACTAAGTGTTGGTTTCGTTAAAGTAAAAGCAATCAGACCATTCCCAACTCAAGAGATCAGAGATGCATTGAAAAATGCTAAAGCGGTAATCGTTCCTGAGCACAACATCATTGGTTGGTTATGTAAAGAAGTTAAAGCAGCTATTCCAAATGGTGGAATTGTTGTAGAAGGTCCAAGAGTATATGGTGGTATGACACTTCCAGTGGAATTGATCATGAAAGAAATTCACACTGCTCTTGGTCTAGAGTACGATCTAAAACTATAA
- a CDS encoding carbon monoxide dehydrogenase beta subunit family protein: MTKIVTEGPAGYMPQSAPAMGVELPKEGEALLYGNVVTPEEAMRDAARALLTRDNPTIFPGPQVLWDWKDDVAEKAAAILDLASEIPNCKIIPMPDYRPKYPKIDVKAEINPNHPNLTILDNRIKACIFVGVHCHYANLSLRMIRAGTDCYTTALCAYMGHEEAMASIRDLHASDIQKFKEIVIEERNKLGIEWETTLPPENPSLEKEDYATLSPADYGEYRSLIMTKKGEHVTDVE, encoded by the coding sequence ATGACGAAAATCGTAACAGAAGGTCCTGCTGGGTATATGCCACAGTCAGCACCGGCAATGGGGGTAGAGCTTCCAAAAGAGGGTGAAGCTTTACTTTATGGTAATGTTGTCACGCCTGAAGAGGCAATGAGAGATGCTGCTAGAGCATTACTCACAAGAGACAACCCAACAATCTTCCCTGGACCACAAGTTTTATGGGACTGGAAAGATGATGTTGCGGAAAAAGCTGCAGCTATTTTAGATCTTGCATCTGAGATTCCAAACTGTAAAATTATTCCAATGCCAGATTACAGACCAAAATATCCAAAAATTGATGTTAAGGCTGAAATCAATCCAAATCACCCAAATCTAACAATCTTAGATAACAGAATCAAAGCTTGTATTTTTGTTGGTGTGCATTGTCACTACGCAAACCTTTCACTTAGAATGATCCGTGCTGGTACTGATTGTTATACTACAGCATTATGTGCTTATATGGGACATGAAGAAGCAATGGCATCTATTAGAGATCTCCATGCATCAGACATTCAAAAGTTCAAAGAGATCGTAATTGAAGAAAGAAACAAATTAGGCATTGAGTGGGAAACTACTCTACCACCTGAAAATCCATCTTTAGAAAAAGAAGATTATGCAACATTATCACCAGCTGATTATGGCGAGTATAGAAGTCTCATCATGACCAAAAAAGGTGAGCATGTTACTGACGTTGAATAA
- a CDS encoding GNAT family N-acetyltransferase produces MSNTLIHNEDECKYEYHIDDHIAYITYDDQNGNMHLTETQVPEALAGQGLAKTLLEDVLEEIRKANKKAVAKCSYIVKYQEKNPEKSDLFA; encoded by the coding sequence ATGTCCAATACACTAATTCACAATGAAGATGAATGTAAATATGAATACCATATAGATGACCATATCGCATATATTACGTATGATGATCAAAATGGAAATATGCATTTGACAGAGACTCAAGTACCAGAAGCATTAGCAGGTCAAGGTCTTGCTAAGACGCTTTTAGAAGATGTACTAGAAGAGATCAGAAAAGCCAATAAAAAAGCTGTAGCTAAATGTTCATATATCGTTAAGTATCAGGAAAAAAACCCAGAAAAAAGTGATCTATTTGCATAG
- a CDS encoding cation:proton antiporter domain-containing protein gives METLLLAIFATIFIATLLNIIFKRQNISHILGYIFTGTIISYLFDFNTLKIDSLELVGEFGIVFLMFTIGLELSFEKIKKMKETLLINGALQLFLSVLFFFPLAFYAFNLNVTSSIIIALAFSLSSTAIVLPYLKESKDIYTPYGKKSVGILIFQDISVIPILLLITFLSYGASGTDMSIMDVILKTVLALVFIVLFIRYVGDKIVDTILKFAARTQLEEIFLGAIFTIVLGMAVLMHSIGFTYSLGAFIAGVLIADTKYTIKVESDILSYKDLLLSVFFFSVGTKIDIVYLFSNLHMVFFIFALVSLVKMGVIYLIIRRKSDTNTSMKTALALAQIGGFSFVVFDLAAMKQLITHDMANFLFLVTFVSMIVTPFVLNNIYKLSSYFEKEFYESDVITPIDKKNHIIIVGFGTLGRAVAKELYAKNIDFIIISDNLQHVLLARRINFLAYFGHLNKRPVMESLKVEESSGIIITMQDEHTKDLISQAVIDYYSEANIIIKVDTDEERQHFQVMRNIDFVDSNHELSSRLVELSLKHQK, from the coding sequence ATGGAAACTTTATTATTAGCAATTTTTGCAACGATTTTCATTGCAACACTACTCAACATCATATTCAAAAGACAAAATATTTCGCATATACTTGGCTATATTTTTACGGGTACGATCATTAGTTATCTTTTTGATTTTAATACCCTGAAAATAGACTCTCTTGAATTGGTAGGGGAGTTTGGTATCGTCTTTTTAATGTTTACCATCGGCTTGGAACTCAGTTTTGAGAAGATCAAAAAAATGAAAGAGACACTGCTTATTAACGGAGCTTTGCAGCTTTTTTTAAGTGTACTCTTCTTTTTCCCTTTGGCTTTTTATGCGTTTAACTTAAATGTTACAAGTTCTATTATTATTGCGCTGGCATTCTCATTATCCTCAACGGCAATTGTGCTTCCGTATCTGAAAGAGTCTAAAGATATCTACACGCCGTATGGGAAAAAATCGGTCGGTATTTTGATCTTTCAAGATATATCAGTCATTCCTATTTTGCTGCTGATCACCTTTCTATCTTATGGCGCATCAGGAACAGATATGTCTATTATGGATGTGATATTGAAAACGGTGTTGGCACTTGTGTTCATAGTCCTGTTTATTCGCTATGTGGGTGATAAGATCGTTGATACGATACTGAAGTTCGCAGCAAGAACACAACTGGAAGAGATCTTTCTTGGGGCTATTTTTACCATTGTACTGGGTATGGCAGTATTGATGCACTCTATAGGCTTTACATACTCTCTTGGAGCCTTTATAGCCGGTGTTCTGATCGCTGATACGAAATATACCATTAAGGTAGAATCAGATATCTTAAGTTACAAGGATCTGCTTTTAAGTGTCTTCTTTTTTAGTGTGGGGACAAAGATTGACATCGTTTATCTCTTTTCAAACCTTCATATGGTTTTCTTTATTTTCGCATTGGTCTCTTTGGTAAAAATGGGGGTCATCTATCTCATTATCAGAAGAAAATCAGATACCAATACCTCTATGAAAACAGCACTTGCTTTAGCACAGATAGGAGGTTTCTCTTTTGTCGTATTTGATCTGGCTGCAATGAAGCAACTGATCACACACGATATGGCAAACTTTTTATTTTTAGTCACCTTTGTATCTATGATCGTCACCCCGTTTGTACTCAACAATATCTATAAACTCTCTTCCTATTTCGAAAAAGAGTTTTATGAATCTGATGTGATTACCCCGATCGATAAGAAAAATCACATTATTATCGTGGGGTTCGGTACGCTGGGAAGAGCTGTTGCCAAAGAGCTTTATGCCAAAAACATCGATTTTATTATTATCTCAGACAATTTACAACATGTTTTGTTGGCAAGAAGAATCAATTTCCTTGCGTATTTTGGACACTTGAACAAACGTCCCGTTATGGAGTCACTGAAGGTGGAAGAGAGTTCCGGTATTATTATTACGATGCAGGATGAACATACGAAAGACCTTATCAGTCAAGCAGTCATAGACTATTACAGCGAGGCTAATATCATCATAAAAGTCGATACCGATGAGGAGAGACAGCATTTCCAAGTGATGCGTAATATTGATTTTGTCGATTCAAACCACGAGTTATCCTCACGTCTTGTGGAGCTTTCGTTAAAGCATCAGAAATAG
- a CDS encoding FtsW/RodA/SpoVE family cell cycle protein, translating to MESWLDFDKRIFKHFSYLLVLQIIPLLVISSYLVNEINPYLFTKQMVYYFIAGIAFLVAAFIPWRQIIWWFVPIFYLGNLGLLIAVEFVGKKILGAQRWIEIPGIGITIQPSEFIKVSVIMMLGYLISRNPPGEKGYGILNFIKLSIVIIIPFLLIAKEPDLGTALVLLITGYGVLFVVGINWKIWVSIVIILGLSAPLLYSQLKPYQKKRVTDFIGKPSYHVRQALIAIGSGGVEGKSKEEATQTQLKFLPVSSTDFIFAYLGERFGFKGMITVIVLYMFLIFNLLYISAKYATDYLIKAFASGLAFLFFVYMGVNIYMVIGLAPVVGLPLPMFSHGGTSFIIFAVIFGILQNLIAFKDYSRYNSDAKITMISKDQL from the coding sequence ATGGAATCATGGTTGGACTTTGACAAACGTATCTTTAAACATTTTTCCTACCTCCTTGTGTTACAGATCATACCGCTTCTTGTGATCTCATCCTATCTGGTGAATGAGATCAACCCATATCTGTTTACAAAGCAGATGGTTTACTACTTCATTGCAGGTATTGCCTTTCTTGTTGCTGCTTTTATTCCTTGGAGACAGATCATTTGGTGGTTTGTTCCTATTTTTTATCTAGGTAATTTAGGATTGCTTATTGCTGTGGAGTTTGTAGGAAAAAAGATCCTAGGTGCCCAAAGATGGATAGAGATCCCTGGCATAGGCATTACCATCCAGCCTTCTGAGTTCATTAAGGTCAGTGTTATCATGATGCTTGGGTACCTTATAAGCAGGAACCCTCCAGGTGAAAAAGGGTATGGGATTTTAAATTTTATTAAACTTTCCATTGTGATCATTATACCTTTTTTACTCATAGCTAAAGAACCGGATCTGGGTACGGCACTTGTATTGCTCATCACTGGCTATGGTGTATTGTTTGTAGTAGGCATTAACTGGAAAATATGGGTTTCGATAGTTATCATTCTTGGGCTTAGTGCACCACTGCTTTACAGTCAACTCAAACCCTATCAAAAAAAGCGTGTGACGGACTTTATCGGGAAACCAAGCTACCATGTAAGACAAGCGCTGATTGCCATCGGTTCAGGTGGAGTCGAAGGGAAAAGCAAAGAAGAGGCGACACAAACGCAACTGAAGTTCCTTCCCGTCTCTTCTACAGATTTCATTTTTGCTTATTTGGGGGAAAGATTTGGTTTCAAAGGAATGATCACTGTGATTGTACTTTATATGTTTCTCATCTTTAACTTACTCTATATTTCAGCCAAGTATGCCACCGATTATCTGATCAAAGCTTTTGCCTCAGGATTGGCATTTTTATTCTTTGTCTATATGGGTGTCAATATCTATATGGTTATCGGTCTAGCCCCTGTAGTAGGGCTCCCTCTGCCTATGTTCAGCCATGGAGGGACCTCATTTATTATATTTGCTGTAATTTTTGGAATTTTACAAAATTTAATTGCATTTAAAGACTACAGTAGATATAATTCTGACGCGAAAATCACTATGATTTCCAAAGACCAACTATAG
- the pgeF gene encoding peptidoglycan editing factor PgeF, with protein sequence MLDFFTFTHFKKSPSLLHAVTTKSNDLPYTFSLALHTGEDADNIIANRKRLSSLLQSNELLHYIVADQTHSDNIKIITQKETKGWKSLSDAIEDCDALITDLKGVMLNILTADCVPILLYDEKKEVVAAVHAGWKGTKAQIASKTVQKMVETYGSDPKDIIAGVAPSIGRCCYEVGEEVAAHFSNMPEGFTPKGEKYMLDLPLINKQQLLDAGLQEKNIEMSHVCTACHVERFFSYRKEKGCSGRFMSMISMKNSKR encoded by the coding sequence ATGCTAGATTTTTTCACATTTACGCACTTTAAAAAATCTCCTTCCCTGCTGCATGCAGTGACCACAAAGTCCAATGATCTTCCTTATACATTCAGTCTCGCTCTACATACGGGCGAAGATGCTGACAACATCATAGCTAACAGAAAGAGACTCTCTAGCCTTCTCCAAAGCAATGAACTCCTACATTATATTGTTGCCGATCAAACCCATAGTGACAATATCAAGATCATTACCCAAAAAGAGACCAAGGGATGGAAGAGTCTCTCAGATGCCATAGAAGATTGTGATGCACTGATCACAGATCTGAAAGGTGTAATGCTCAACATACTGACTGCAGACTGTGTTCCCATACTACTCTATGACGAGAAAAAAGAGGTTGTAGCGGCTGTGCATGCAGGATGGAAAGGGACCAAAGCACAGATCGCATCTAAAACGGTGCAGAAGATGGTAGAAACGTATGGCTCTGATCCAAAAGATATCATCGCAGGTGTCGCACCCTCTATAGGGCGTTGCTGCTATGAAGTAGGAGAAGAGGTTGCAGCACATTTTTCAAACATGCCTGAAGGATTTACACCTAAAGGCGAAAAATACATGCTAGACTTGCCTTTGATCAACAAACAACAGCTCTTGGATGCAGGTCTTCAAGAAAAGAACATTGAGATGAGCCATGTTTGTACTGCATGTCATGTAGAGCGGTTCTTCTCTTACAGAAAAGAGAAAGGATGCTCCGGTAGGTTCATGAGTATGATAAGTATGAAAAACAGTAAAAGATAA
- a CDS encoding YbgC/FadM family acyl-CoA thioesterase, translating into MKIRVYYEDTDAGGIVYHTNYIKYCERARSEIFFQRGVKPTLGDQSGFVVRDIKACFLATAALGDMLEVTTKILTMKRSSVVLLQEVWKNDVKLFSMEVVLVYVERGKPCRIPEEFEDIFKTF; encoded by the coding sequence ATGAAGATACGGGTCTATTATGAAGATACAGATGCAGGTGGCATTGTCTACCATACGAATTATATCAAATATTGTGAACGTGCCCGTTCAGAGATCTTTTTTCAAAGAGGGGTGAAACCCACATTGGGCGATCAGAGTGGGTTTGTGGTACGTGACATCAAAGCCTGTTTTTTAGCCACTGCTGCACTGGGCGATATGCTTGAGGTGACGACAAAGATCTTGACGATGAAGCGCTCATCTGTGGTACTCCTACAAGAAGTATGGAAAAATGATGTAAAACTCTTTAGTATGGAAGTGGTTCTAGTCTATGTAGAGAGAGGAAAACCTTGCCGTATCCCCGAAGAGTTCGAGGATATCTTTAAAACATTTTAA
- the acnB gene encoding bifunctional aconitate hydratase 2/2-methylisocitrate dehydratase — translation MALLEEYKAHTAERAELGVPPLALTADQTAQLVELLKASPIADVDYAMDMFQNKVPAGVDDAAYVKAAFLNDIVQGNVTCDAIDAVKACEILGSMLGGFNVTPLVEALKIGGEVTDAAAEQLKNTILVYDAFNDVKAMMDAGNAKAKEIVESWANAEWFYNKPEMEKEITLTVYKIPGETNTDDLSPASEAFTRADIPLHANSFLVNRMDNPLETMDELRKKGNPLAYVGDVVGTGSSRKSGINSVQWHMGRDIPGIPGKRTGGVVIGGIIAPIFFNTAEDSGCIPIQAPVGELETGDVITLKPFDGVIEKNGTVVSEFKLEPNTIPDEMRAGGRVPLIIGKGLTAKAREALGLGASDAFMAPEQPADNGKGYTLAQKMVGKACGLEGVKPGVYCEPVCTTVGSQDTTGAMTRDEVKDLAALSFGADFVLQSFCHTSAYPKPADIKLHHTLPQFMTERKGFTLRPGDGVIHSWLNRMCLPDTVGTGADSHTRFPIGISFPAGSGLVAFAAVTGMMPLTMPESVLVRFTGEMQPGITLRDMVNAIPYQAIKDGLLTVEKAGKKNIFSGRVLEIEGLEDLKAEQAFELSDASAERSAAACTVKLNKEPIIEYLESNIALIEELIAQGYEDKATLERRAQKMRDWIANPELMEADKDAEYAAVIEINMSEIKEPIVACPNDPDDVKTLSEVHAAGLRTDIDEVFVGSCMTNIGLFRANAEVLRGEGQVNTRLWICPPTKMDEKTLTEEGYYSVFGMAGARIEPPGCSLCMGNQAAVKQNAWVFSTSTRNFDNRLGKGSQVYLGSAELAAVVALNGKIPTAEEYLEVVSNKIKPEMTDSIYKYLNFNKVSKEDLEAMVE, via the coding sequence ATGGCCTTATTAGAAGAGTATAAAGCACATACGGCTGAGCGTGCTGAGTTAGGTGTTCCACCACTCGCACTTACAGCTGATCAAACAGCACAGCTTGTTGAATTATTAAAAGCAAGCCCAATCGCTGATGTCGATTACGCAATGGATATGTTCCAAAATAAAGTACCTGCGGGTGTGGATGATGCAGCTTACGTAAAAGCAGCATTCCTCAACGATATCGTACAAGGTAATGTAACTTGTGATGCTATCGATGCAGTAAAAGCATGTGAGATCCTTGGATCTATGCTAGGTGGATTCAACGTTACTCCACTAGTTGAAGCACTTAAGATCGGTGGTGAAGTGACAGACGCAGCTGCTGAGCAACTTAAAAACACTATCCTTGTATATGATGCATTTAACGATGTGAAAGCAATGATGGATGCGGGTAATGCAAAAGCAAAAGAGATCGTAGAGTCTTGGGCAAATGCAGAGTGGTTCTACAACAAGCCAGAGATGGAAAAAGAGATCACACTTACAGTATATAAGATCCCTGGTGAAACAAACACGGATGACCTTTCTCCAGCATCAGAAGCATTTACTAGAGCAGATATCCCGCTTCACGCGAACTCTTTCCTAGTGAACAGAATGGATAATCCACTTGAGACTATGGATGAACTGAGAAAAAAAGGTAACCCGTTAGCATACGTTGGTGATGTTGTAGGTACTGGTTCATCAAGAAAATCAGGTATCAACTCAGTACAGTGGCACATGGGTAGAGATATTCCAGGTATTCCAGGAAAAAGAACTGGTGGTGTTGTTATCGGTGGTATCATTGCTCCGATCTTCTTCAACACTGCAGAAGATTCAGGATGTATACCGATTCAAGCACCAGTAGGTGAATTAGAGACTGGTGATGTGATCACATTGAAGCCTTTTGACGGTGTGATCGAGAAAAACGGTACAGTAGTATCTGAATTCAAACTTGAGCCAAACACGATCCCAGACGAAATGAGAGCAGGTGGACGTGTACCACTTATCATTGGTAAAGGTCTTACAGCTAAAGCGAGAGAAGCACTTGGTCTTGGTGCATCAGATGCATTCATGGCACCTGAGCAACCAGCTGACAACGGTAAAGGGTATACTTTAGCACAAAAAATGGTTGGTAAAGCATGTGGACTTGAAGGTGTTAAACCAGGTGTGTATTGTGAGCCGGTTTGTACAACTGTAGGTTCTCAAGATACAACTGGAGCGATGACAAGAGATGAAGTAAAAGACCTTGCAGCACTTAGCTTTGGTGCAGACTTCGTACTTCAGTCATTCTGTCACACATCTGCATACCCAAAACCAGCAGATATCAAACTTCACCATACACTTCCACAGTTTATGACTGAGAGAAAAGGTTTCACACTTAGACCAGGTGATGGTGTTATCCACTCATGGTTGAACAGAATGTGTCTTCCAGATACAGTAGGTACTGGTGCGGATTCACACACTAGATTCCCTATCGGTATCTCATTCCCTGCGGGTTCAGGTCTTGTTGCGTTTGCAGCAGTTACAGGTATGATGCCTCTAACAATGCCTGAGTCTGTACTTGTAAGATTTACAGGTGAAATGCAACCAGGTATCACACTGAGAGATATGGTAAATGCTATCCCTTACCAAGCGATCAAAGATGGTCTTTTGACTGTTGAAAAAGCTGGTAAGAAAAACATCTTCTCAGGACGTGTTCTAGAGATCGAAGGTCTTGAAGATCTTAAAGCTGAGCAGGCGTTCGAACTTTCAGATGCATCTGCAGAGCGTTCAGCTGCAGCTTGTACTGTAAAGCTTAACAAAGAGCCTATCATTGAGTACCTAGAATCTAACATCGCATTGATCGAAGAGTTGATCGCTCAAGGTTACGAAGATAAAGCAACACTTGAGAGACGTGCACAGAAAATGAGAGACTGGATCGCTAATCCAGAGTTAATGGAAGCTGATAAAGATGCAGAGTATGCAGCAGTGATCGAAATTAACATGTCTGAGATCAAAGAGCCGATCGTAGCATGTCCAAATGACCCGGATGACGTTAAAACACTTTCTGAAGTACATGCAGCTGGTCTAAGAACAGATATCGATGAAGTATTCGTTGGTTCTTGTATGACAAACATCGGTCTATTCAGAGCGAATGCAGAGGTTCTTAGAGGTGAAGGTCAAGTAAATACAAGACTTTGGATCTGTCCTCCGACTAAAATGGATGAGAAAACATTGACAGAAGAGGGGTACTACTCAGTATTCGGAATGGCCGGAGCACGTATTGAGCCTCCTGGATGTTCTCTATGTATGGGTAATCAGGCAGCTGTTAAGCAAAATGCATGGGTATTCTCTACATCAACAAGAAACTTCGACAACAGACTTGGTAAAGGTTCTCAAGTATACCTTGGTTCTGCTGAGCTTGCTGCGGTGGTTGCACTTAACGGTAAGATCCCAACAGCTGAAGAGTACTTAGAAGTAGTTTCAAATAAGATCAAGCCAGAAATGACTGACAGTATCTACAAATACCTAAACTTCAACAAGGTTTCTAAAGAAGACCTTGAAGCTATGGTTGAGTAG